The Streptomyces tendae genome has a window encoding:
- a CDS encoding PPA1309 family protein: MSNTPMAANPLTRAVLEIDEYVSGLGWDQPARLFALVDTARLRAEQPSLADKLGLDGEQESAALTPIEQDEIPTGKPLDEFLATIAWPDAVTGCALTVERLMLPPSAEAQVPENLDEAALAKWVSEHPERQEVRMTVAVLRDGARDAALRLREKDSPTEVLTGSDLVPGLAQALTATFEE, encoded by the coding sequence ATGTCCAACACACCCATGGCCGCGAACCCGCTCACCCGGGCCGTGCTCGAGATCGACGAGTACGTCTCCGGACTGGGCTGGGACCAGCCCGCCCGCCTGTTCGCACTCGTAGACACTGCCCGGCTTCGGGCGGAACAGCCCTCCCTCGCGGACAAGCTCGGCCTGGACGGCGAGCAGGAGTCCGCCGCCCTCACCCCGATCGAGCAGGACGAGATCCCGACGGGCAAACCCCTCGACGAGTTCCTCGCCACCATCGCCTGGCCCGACGCCGTGACCGGCTGCGCCCTCACCGTGGAGCGGCTGATGCTGCCGCCGTCCGCGGAGGCGCAGGTCCCCGAGAACCTCGACGAGGCCGCGCTCGCCAAGTGGGTGTCCGAGCACCCCGAGCGGCAGGAGGTGCGGATGACGGTCGCGGTGCTGCGCGACGGCGCGCGCGATGCGGCACTGCGGCTGCGGGAGAAGGACTCCCCCACCGAGGTGCTCACCGGCTCCGATCTGGTGCCGGGTCTGGCCCAGGCCCTGACGGCGACGTTCGAGGAGTAG
- a CDS encoding Fur family transcriptional regulator, with product MSDLLERLRGRGWRMTAQRRVVAEVLDGEHVHLTADEVHARAVAKLPEISRATVYNTLGELVSLGEVLEVATDKRAKRYDPNAHRPHHHLVCAQCGAIRDVHPTGNPLADLPATERFGFTVSDVEVTYRGLCPNCAAA from the coding sequence ATGAGTGACCTTCTGGAACGGCTTCGCGGACGTGGTTGGCGGATGACCGCGCAGCGCCGTGTGGTGGCCGAGGTCCTCGACGGCGAACACGTCCACCTGACGGCCGACGAGGTGCACGCCAGAGCTGTCGCCAAGCTGCCCGAGATCTCCCGGGCGACCGTCTACAACACCCTGGGCGAACTGGTGTCGCTCGGCGAGGTGCTGGAGGTCGCCACGGACAAGCGGGCCAAGCGCTACGACCCGAACGCGCACCGCCCCCATCACCACCTGGTGTGCGCGCAGTGCGGAGCGATCCGCGACGTCCACCCGACCGGCAACCCGCTGGCCGACCTCCCCGCCACGGAGCGGTTCGGTTTCACGGTGTCCGACGTCGAGGTGACGTACCGCGGCCTCTGCCCGAACTGCGCGGCGGCCTAG
- a CDS encoding UPF0182 family membrane protein, which translates to MPDRGGGPTGPRIRVGRPSRRVRTLLMTLGVLAVLGMVFTMFAGFWTDWLWYRSVNYSSVFTTTLWTKVGLFFVFGLLMAVAVGFNIWLAHRLRPPLSAMSMEQQNLDRYRMGIAPYKKWLLLGITALVGLIAGASASSQWRTWLMWVNGVSFGQKDPQFHLDVSFYAFDLPWYRFLLGFGFAATILGLIAAALTHYLYGGLRITSPGARATAAATGHLSVLLGIFVALKAVAYWLDRYGLAVKSSDFKATDSWTGLRYVDANAYLPAKTILFCIAVICALLFFATLWRRTWQLPVIGFGLMVLSAILIGGLYPAIVQKFQVQPNEQAKEAPYVEKNLAATREAYGIGDSQVTDYPGTATTKDQAKLRDDVAGAASIRIMDPNIVSPTFQQLQQIRNYYAFPTNLDVDRYAKDGKEQDTVIGLRELNYNGIPKRNWINDHFRYTHGYGAVAAEGTSADSGGRPAFTESDLPSKGDLGTYEQRVYYGERTTTYSIVGGPQKEIDYSDDSGEKTYSYQGDSGVNLDNPVNRAAYAVAFGEPQILYSGAIGEGSRILYNRTPKERVEAIAPWLTIDGDAYPAVVGGRIQWIVDAYTTTNGYPYASRTTLGDTTADSLTATNDQRTVVAQQNQVNYIRNSVKATVDAYSGEVKLYQWDTQDPVLKTWMKAFPDTVEPRSEISQELMDHLRYPQDLFKVQRELLTRYHVKDANTFLSGSEVWQVPDDPTNKTGETVPPYYLSMRMPDQQNQVFSLTTTFTPNGRDNLSAFMAVNADPGTEDYGKIRILKLPTSTTVSGPKQVQSQFNSQQDIAETIRLLRGGDSEVEYGNLLTVPLDGGLLYVEPVYVRGGGLKYPLLRKVLVTYGGQTAFEDTLEQALDKVFGGEGTPVEPPADEGTDEDEGTTPPPSTEQPSTVQEALNDAQKAFEAGQEALKNNDWEAYGRAQKDLEDALRRAEAAQPGGSGGSGGSGGARSSPSADPGSGPRANS; encoded by the coding sequence ATGCCGGACCGCGGCGGAGGCCCGACGGGGCCACGGATCAGAGTGGGCCGGCCGTCCCGACGGGTCCGGACCTTGCTCATGACACTGGGCGTCCTTGCCGTCCTCGGCATGGTGTTCACCATGTTCGCGGGGTTCTGGACCGACTGGCTGTGGTATCGCTCGGTCAACTACTCGTCGGTGTTCACCACGACCCTGTGGACCAAGGTCGGGCTCTTCTTCGTCTTCGGTCTGCTGATGGCCGTCGCGGTCGGCTTCAACATCTGGCTCGCACACCGCCTGCGGCCGCCGCTGAGCGCCATGTCGATGGAGCAGCAGAACCTCGACCGGTACCGCATGGGCATCGCCCCGTACAAGAAGTGGCTGCTGCTGGGCATCACCGCGCTGGTGGGCCTGATCGCGGGTGCCTCCGCGTCGAGCCAGTGGCGCACCTGGCTGATGTGGGTCAACGGAGTGTCCTTCGGGCAGAAGGACCCCCAGTTCCATCTGGACGTCTCCTTCTACGCCTTCGACCTGCCCTGGTACCGGTTCCTGCTCGGCTTCGGCTTCGCGGCCACCATCCTGGGCCTGATCGCCGCCGCGCTCACCCACTACCTGTACGGCGGGCTGCGCATCACGAGCCCCGGCGCGCGCGCCACGGCCGCGGCCACCGGGCACCTGTCGGTGCTGCTCGGCATCTTCGTCGCGCTGAAGGCCGTCGCGTACTGGCTCGACCGGTACGGACTGGCCGTGAAGTCCAGCGACTTCAAGGCCACCGACAGCTGGACCGGCCTGCGGTACGTCGACGCCAACGCCTACCTGCCGGCCAAGACGATCCTGTTCTGCATCGCCGTGATCTGCGCGCTGCTGTTCTTCGCCACCCTGTGGCGGCGCACCTGGCAGCTGCCGGTCATCGGCTTCGGCCTGATGGTGCTGTCGGCGATCCTCATCGGCGGCCTGTACCCGGCGATCGTGCAGAAGTTCCAGGTTCAGCCCAACGAGCAGGCCAAGGAAGCGCCGTACGTCGAGAAGAACCTCGCGGCCACGCGTGAGGCCTACGGGATCGGCGACTCGCAGGTCACCGACTATCCGGGCACGGCCACCACCAAGGACCAGGCCAAGCTGCGGGACGACGTGGCGGGCGCGGCCAGCATCCGCATCATGGACCCGAACATCGTGTCCCCGACGTTCCAGCAGCTCCAGCAGATCAGGAACTACTACGCGTTCCCGACCAACCTGGACGTCGACCGCTACGCCAAGGACGGTAAGGAGCAGGACACCGTCATCGGCCTGCGCGAGCTGAACTACAACGGCATCCCGAAGCGGAACTGGATCAACGACCACTTCCGCTACACCCACGGCTACGGTGCCGTGGCCGCGGAGGGCACCAGTGCCGACTCCGGCGGGCGCCCGGCGTTCACCGAGTCCGACCTGCCGTCCAAGGGCGACCTCGGCACGTACGAGCAGCGCGTCTACTACGGCGAGCGGACGACCACGTACTCCATCGTCGGCGGTCCCCAGAAGGAGATCGACTACTCCGACGACAGCGGCGAGAAGACGTACAGCTACCAGGGCGACAGCGGCGTCAACCTCGACAACCCGGTCAACCGGGCCGCCTACGCGGTGGCGTTCGGCGAGCCGCAGATCCTGTACTCCGGTGCCATCGGCGAGGGTTCGCGGATCCTGTACAACCGCACGCCCAAGGAGCGCGTCGAGGCGATCGCGCCGTGGCTGACCATCGACGGCGACGCCTACCCGGCGGTCGTGGGGGGCCGGATCCAGTGGATCGTCGACGCCTACACGACCACCAACGGCTACCCGTACGCGTCCCGCACGACGCTGGGCGACACCACGGCCGACTCGCTGACCGCGACCAACGACCAGCGGACGGTGGTGGCCCAGCAGAACCAGGTCAACTACATCCGCAACTCGGTCAAGGCGACCGTCGACGCGTACAGCGGCGAGGTCAAGCTCTACCAGTGGGACACCCAGGACCCCGTCCTCAAGACGTGGATGAAGGCGTTCCCGGACACCGTGGAGCCGCGGAGCGAGATCTCCCAGGAGTTGATGGACCATCTGCGGTACCCGCAGGACCTGTTCAAGGTCCAGCGTGAGCTGCTGACCCGCTACCACGTGAAGGACGCCAACACGTTCCTCTCCGGCAGCGAGGTCTGGCAGGTGCCGGACGACCCGACGAACAAGACGGGTGAGACGGTCCCGCCGTACTACCTGAGCATGCGGATGCCGGACCAGCAGAACCAGGTGTTCTCGCTCACCACGACGTTCACCCCGAACGGCCGTGACAACCTGAGCGCGTTCATGGCGGTCAACGCCGATCCGGGCACCGAGGACTACGGCAAGATCAGAATCCTGAAACTGCCGACCAGCACCACGGTCTCCGGACCCAAGCAGGTGCAGAGCCAGTTCAACTCCCAGCAGGACATCGCCGAGACGATCAGGCTGCTGAGAGGCGGCGACTCCGAGGTCGAGTACGGCAACCTGCTGACCGTCCCGCTCGACGGCGGACTGCTCTACGTGGAGCCGGTCTACGTCCGCGGTGGCGGACTGAAGTACCCGCTGCTGCGCAAGGTGCTGGTGACCTACGGCGGCCAGACGGCGTTCGAGGACACCCTGGAGCAGGCGCTCGACAAGGTCTTCGGCGGCGAGGGCACACCCGTCGAGCCACCGGCCGACGAAGGCACCGACGAGGACGAGGGCACCACGCCCCCGCCGAGCACGGAACAGCCCTCGACGGTCCAGGAGGCCCTGAACGACGCGCAGAAGGCCTTCGAGGCCGGCCAGGAAGCCCTGAAGAACAACGACTGGGAGGCCTACGGCCGGGCGCAGAAGGACCTTGAGGACGCGTTGCGCAGGGCCGAGGCGGCGCAGCCCGGCGGGTCCGGCGGGTCCGGCGGGTCCGGCGGCGCGCGGAGCAGTCCGAGCGCGGACCCGGGCTCCGGTCCACGGGCGAACAGCTGA
- a CDS encoding tetratricopeptide repeat protein, giving the protein MDVMGDKATLFESGRFVQSSPREETPHETGEAAEEAAEELRRRLAAEAGDVEAMSVLGAMLLRRGDLDGAEPHLRAATAAGDRAAANNLGVLLHQRGYPDEAAGWWRIAAVAGSTAAAHALGRHHRERGDEPAAEYWLRQSAEQGHTLGAYALADLLEHRGDAEGSERWMRAAAERGHREGAYRLARAVDRRAARDSADAGAALVEEAEQWYRQAAARGHRRAALHLGTILEKRGELKEAGRWYLTSAKDGEPRAACALGFLLRDAGDTENAAVWWLRAAQDGDGNAANALGALHAERGETQTAERWYRAAMDAGDINGAYNLGLLCADQGRTTQAEQWYRRAAYAGHREAANALAILLLRAGDETGAEPWFSKAAEAGSVDAAFNLGILHAGRGEERAALRWYERAAGAGHTEAALQVGMARLREGEEAEAERFLRCAAGGGSAEAAYRLATVLDARRPPEPAHELGEPVHRRSECEEWYERAATQGHRRAQVRVGMLAAARGDVVEAARWYREAAEAGSRNGAFNLGLLLAREGSEPEAAVWWTRAADAGHGRAALRLALVYARRGELAEGQRWADRAAELGPQAVTERATRLRDALREELSA; this is encoded by the coding sequence ATGGATGTTATGGGGGACAAGGCAACTCTGTTCGAGTCAGGGCGTTTTGTGCAGTCCTCCCCCCGGGAGGAGACCCCTCACGAGACGGGGGAAGCGGCCGAGGAGGCGGCGGAGGAGCTGCGCCGGCGGCTCGCCGCCGAGGCCGGCGACGTCGAGGCGATGAGCGTCCTCGGCGCGATGCTGCTGCGCCGTGGTGACCTCGACGGTGCCGAACCCCATCTGCGTGCCGCCACCGCCGCGGGCGACCGCGCCGCCGCCAACAACCTGGGCGTCCTGCTGCACCAGCGGGGCTACCCCGACGAGGCCGCCGGATGGTGGCGGATCGCCGCCGTCGCCGGTTCGACGGCGGCGGCCCACGCGCTCGGCCGCCACCATCGCGAGCGCGGGGACGAACCCGCCGCCGAGTACTGGCTGCGCCAGTCCGCCGAGCAGGGCCACACCCTCGGCGCGTACGCCCTCGCCGACCTCCTGGAGCACCGGGGCGACGCGGAGGGCAGCGAGCGCTGGATGCGGGCCGCGGCGGAGCGCGGGCACCGGGAGGGCGCCTACCGGCTCGCCCGGGCCGTGGACCGCCGGGCCGCGCGCGACTCCGCCGACGCCGGTGCCGCGCTGGTCGAGGAGGCCGAGCAGTGGTACCGGCAGGCCGCCGCACGCGGACACCGCCGGGCCGCTCTGCACCTGGGCACGATCCTGGAGAAGCGCGGCGAGCTGAAGGAGGCCGGGCGCTGGTACCTGACCTCCGCCAAGGACGGCGAGCCGCGCGCCGCGTGCGCGCTGGGTTTCCTGCTGCGCGACGCCGGGGACACCGAGAACGCCGCCGTGTGGTGGCTGCGGGCGGCGCAGGACGGTGACGGCAACGCCGCCAACGCCCTGGGCGCGCTGCACGCGGAGCGGGGCGAGACGCAGACCGCCGAGCGGTGGTACCGGGCCGCCATGGACGCCGGCGACATCAACGGCGCCTACAACCTCGGGCTGCTCTGCGCCGACCAGGGGCGCACCACCCAGGCCGAGCAGTGGTACCGCCGCGCCGCCTACGCCGGTCACCGCGAGGCGGCGAACGCGCTGGCGATCCTGCTGCTGCGCGCCGGGGACGAGACCGGCGCGGAGCCGTGGTTCTCCAAGGCCGCGGAGGCCGGCAGCGTCGACGCCGCCTTCAACCTCGGCATCCTGCACGCCGGGCGGGGCGAGGAGCGGGCCGCGCTGCGCTGGTACGAGCGGGCGGCGGGCGCCGGGCACACCGAGGCGGCGCTCCAGGTCGGCATGGCGCGGCTGCGGGAAGGCGAGGAAGCTGAGGCCGAGCGGTTCCTGCGGTGCGCGGCGGGCGGCGGCAGCGCGGAGGCGGCGTACCGGCTGGCGACGGTGCTGGACGCCCGCCGGCCGCCGGAGCCCGCGCACGAGCTGGGGGAGCCGGTGCACCGGCGCAGCGAGTGCGAGGAGTGGTACGAGCGCGCTGCCACCCAGGGGCACCGGCGCGCCCAGGTGCGGGTCGGCATGCTGGCCGCGGCCCGCGGGGACGTCGTCGAGGCGGCCCGGTGGTACCGGGAGGCCGCGGAGGCCGGCTCGCGCAACGGCGCCTTCAACCTGGGGCTGCTGCTGGCGCGGGAGGGGAGCGAGCCGGAGGCGGCGGTGTGGTGGACCCGCGCGGCGGATGCCGGCCATGGCCGTGCGGCTCTGCGGCTCGCCCTGGTGTACGCCCGCCGTGGCGAACTGGCGGAGGGGCAGCGGTGGGCGGACCGGGCGGCGGAACTGGGGCCTCAGGCGGTCACGGAACGGGCGACGCGGTTGCGGGACGCTCTCCGGGAGGAGCTGTCCGCCTAG
- a CDS encoding catalase, which translates to MTQGPLTTEAGAPVADNQNSETAGVGGPVLVQDQLLLEKLAHFNRERIPERVVHARGAGAYGTFTVTADVTKYTRAAFLSEVGKETEVFLRFSTVAGNLGAADAVRDPRGFAVKFYTEEGNYDLVGNNTPVFFIRDAIKFPDFIHTQKRDPYTGSQEADNVFDFWGLSPESTHQVTWLFGDRGIPASYRHMDGFGSHTYQWNNEAGEAFWVKYHFKTDQGIKNLTAEEAEVLAGKDPDSHQRDLREAIERGEFPSWTVSVQIMPVAEAATYRFNPFDLTKVWPHADYPLIEFGKLELNRNPENIFAEVEQSIFSPAHFVPGIGPSPDKMLQGRLFAYGDAHRYRVGINADHLPVNRPHATEARTHSRDGHLYDGRHKGAKNYEPNSFGGPFQTDRALWQPVALNGVTGETVTPVHAEDNDFVQAGNLYRLMTEDEKERLVNNLANAISGVTRDDIAERAINNFRQADEDFGKRLEAAVQALRG; encoded by the coding sequence GTGACGCAGGGACCGCTTACGACGGAGGCCGGAGCTCCGGTCGCCGACAACCAGAACAGCGAGACCGCGGGCGTCGGCGGCCCGGTCCTCGTCCAGGATCAGCTCCTGCTCGAGAAGCTGGCCCACTTCAACCGTGAGCGCATCCCGGAGCGCGTGGTGCACGCCCGCGGCGCCGGCGCGTACGGCACCTTCACGGTGACCGCCGACGTCACGAAGTACACCCGGGCCGCGTTCCTGTCCGAGGTGGGCAAGGAGACCGAGGTCTTCCTGCGCTTCTCCACGGTGGCGGGCAACCTGGGCGCCGCCGACGCCGTGCGTGACCCGCGCGGTTTCGCGGTGAAGTTCTACACCGAGGAGGGCAACTACGACCTCGTCGGCAACAACACCCCGGTGTTCTTCATCCGGGACGCCATCAAGTTCCCCGACTTCATCCACACCCAGAAGCGCGACCCGTACACCGGCTCGCAGGAGGCGGACAACGTCTTCGACTTCTGGGGTCTGTCGCCCGAGTCCACGCACCAGGTGACCTGGCTGTTCGGTGACCGCGGCATCCCGGCGTCCTACCGCCACATGGACGGCTTCGGCTCCCACACCTACCAGTGGAACAACGAGGCCGGCGAGGCCTTCTGGGTCAAGTACCACTTCAAGACGGACCAGGGCATCAAGAACCTGACCGCCGAGGAGGCCGAGGTCCTCGCGGGCAAGGACCCCGACTCCCACCAGCGCGACCTGCGCGAGGCCATCGAGCGGGGCGAGTTCCCGTCCTGGACCGTGTCCGTCCAGATCATGCCGGTGGCCGAGGCGGCGACCTACCGCTTCAACCCGTTCGACCTGACCAAGGTCTGGCCGCACGCGGACTACCCGCTGATCGAGTTCGGCAAGCTGGAGCTCAACCGCAACCCGGAGAACATCTTCGCCGAGGTCGAGCAGTCGATCTTCAGCCCCGCCCACTTCGTGCCGGGCATCGGTCCCTCCCCGGACAAGATGCTCCAGGGCCGTCTCTTCGCGTACGGCGACGCCCACCGCTACCGCGTCGGCATCAACGCCGACCACCTGCCGGTGAACCGCCCGCACGCCACCGAGGCGCGTACCCACTCCCGTGACGGCCACCTGTACGACGGCCGCCACAAGGGAGCGAAGAACTACGAGCCGAACAGCTTCGGCGGCCCGTTCCAGACGGACCGCGCGCTGTGGCAGCCCGTCGCTCTCAACGGGGTCACCGGCGAGACGGTCACGCCCGTCCACGCCGAGGACAACGACTTCGTCCAGGCGGGCAACCTGTACCGGCTGATGACCGAGGACGAGAAGGAGCGCCTGGTCAACAACCTGGCGAACGCCATCTCGGGTGTGACGCGCGACGACATCGCCGAGCGCGCGATCAACAACTTCCGTCAGGCGGACGAGGACTTCGGCAAGCGGCTGGAGGCCGCGGTGCAGGCCCTGCGCGGCTGA
- a CDS encoding CBS domain-containing protein, translating into MLVRDAMSTVVLTIGPAHTLRQAAALMSARRVGAAVVLDPDGTGIGILTERDVLNSVGLGQDPDAERAHAHTTTDVVFATPSWTVEEAAGAMAHGGFRHLIVLDRGEPAGIVSVRDIIRLWAPARQPAQQVPA; encoded by the coding sequence ATGCTCGTCCGTGACGCCATGAGCACCGTGGTCCTCACCATCGGCCCCGCCCACACGCTCCGCCAGGCCGCCGCCCTGATGTCCGCGCGCCGGGTGGGCGCGGCCGTGGTCCTCGATCCCGACGGCACCGGCATCGGCATCCTCACCGAACGGGACGTCCTCAACTCCGTCGGCCTCGGCCAGGATCCGGACGCCGAACGCGCCCACGCCCACACCACGACCGACGTCGTCTTCGCCACCCCCTCCTGGACCGTCGAGGAGGCGGCGGGTGCCATGGCCCACGGCGGCTTCCGCCATCTGATCGTCCTCGACCGGGGTGAGCCCGCGGGCATCGTCTCGGTCCGGGACATCATCCGCCTCTGGGCACCCGCCCGGCAGCCGGCCCAGCAGGTGCCGGCCTGA
- a CDS encoding SDR family oxidoreductase: MSSPDPQVRAARNKSTSPPPRGPVVAVTGAASGVGALLTARLAASEEVKQVVAIDERRGECAEAEWHILDVRDPAIADRLRGADVVVHLALDLDLETDAAARTAYNVRGTQTVLTAAAAAGVHRVVLCTSTMVYGALPDNELPLAEDAELRATAEATGVGDLLEIERLARRAPRAHPGLNVTVVRPAVLVGGTDTALTRYFESPRLLVVAGSRPAWQFCHVDDLCSALEYAVLEKVDGELAVGCDGWLEQEEVEELSGIRRMELPSAVALGAAARLHRIGLTPSPAGDLAYTMYPWVISGSRLHDAGWRPAYTNEEVLAQLLDEVSGRHTVAGRRLGRKDATAAGAAGATVALLGAAAVVRRARKARRRI; encoded by the coding sequence GTGAGTTCCCCAGATCCGCAGGTTCGCGCAGCGCGAAACAAGTCAACCAGTCCTCCGCCCCGCGGGCCCGTCGTCGCGGTCACCGGAGCCGCTTCCGGCGTCGGCGCCCTGCTGACCGCGCGGCTTGCCGCGTCGGAGGAGGTCAAGCAGGTCGTCGCCATCGACGAGCGGCGCGGCGAGTGTGCCGAGGCCGAGTGGCACATCCTGGACGTCCGGGACCCCGCGATCGCGGACCGGCTGCGCGGGGCCGACGTGGTGGTCCACCTGGCCCTCGACCTGGACCTGGAGACCGACGCGGCCGCCCGGACGGCCTACAACGTGCGCGGCACGCAGACGGTGCTGACCGCCGCCGCGGCCGCCGGCGTGCACCGGGTGGTGCTGTGCACCTCGACCATGGTCTACGGGGCGCTCCCGGACAACGAGCTGCCGCTGGCGGAGGACGCGGAGCTGCGCGCCACCGCGGAGGCCACCGGCGTCGGCGACCTCCTGGAGATCGAACGGCTGGCCCGTCGGGCGCCCCGCGCGCACCCCGGGCTCAACGTCACCGTGGTCCGTCCCGCCGTGCTGGTGGGTGGCACCGACACCGCGCTGACCAGGTACTTCGAATCGCCCCGGCTGCTGGTGGTGGCGGGCTCGCGGCCCGCGTGGCAGTTCTGCCACGTCGACGACCTGTGCAGCGCCCTGGAGTACGCCGTGCTGGAGAAGGTCGACGGCGAGCTGGCCGTCGGCTGCGACGGCTGGCTGGAACAGGAGGAGGTCGAGGAGCTCAGCGGCATCCGGCGGATGGAGCTGCCGTCGGCGGTGGCGCTCGGCGCGGCGGCCCGGCTGCACCGCATCGGGCTCACCCCCTCCCCGGCCGGGGACCTGGCGTACACCATGTACCCGTGGGTGATCAGCGGCAGCAGGCTGCACGACGCCGGGTGGCGTCCGGCGTACACCAACGAGGAGGTGCTCGCGCAGCTGCTCGACGAGGTCTCCGGGCGGCACACGGTCGCGGGCCGCCGGCTGGGCCGCAAGGACGCGACGGCCGCGGGCGCGGCGGGGGCCACGGTGGCGCTGCTCGGCGCCGCGGCGGTGGTGCGCCGGGCCCGGAAGGCGCGCCGGCGGATCTGA
- a CDS encoding YlbL family protein, which yields MPRRTATMLASTLMLIALLCVGVFIPVPYAEMSPGPTVNTLGEHDGEPVLQIAGHKTYPTDGHLNMTTVRVTSADYRMNLVEAVYGWLAHDTKVVPHDTLYPDGKTEEQSTQENAEEFSQSQESAKVAALKELGVPVKSWVIVSTVVKDAPAEGKLHAGDVIKAVDGKAVKEPTDVAELVTEHRPGEDVVFTIVPAKEQAAAEKEKRTATRTEKVTITTRASDDAGEKRAVVGISAGTDHTFPFSVDIKLADVGGPSAGLMFALGIYDKLTPGSLTGGEFVAGTGTIDDNGKVGPIGGIEMKTVGARGKGAEYFLTPAENCASAAKDTPGGLTLVKVATIDDALDALKDIRAGDTADLPSCSAS from the coding sequence ATGCCACGCCGTACGGCGACGATGCTCGCCTCCACCCTGATGCTGATCGCGCTCCTGTGCGTGGGAGTCTTCATCCCGGTGCCCTACGCGGAGATGTCGCCGGGGCCGACGGTGAACACGCTGGGTGAGCACGACGGCGAGCCGGTGCTGCAGATCGCCGGGCACAAGACCTACCCGACGGACGGTCACCTCAACATGACCACCGTGCGGGTCACCAGCGCCGACTACCGGATGAACCTCGTCGAGGCCGTGTACGGCTGGCTCGCGCACGACACCAAGGTCGTCCCGCACGACACCCTCTACCCGGACGGCAAGACGGAGGAGCAGTCGACCCAGGAGAACGCCGAGGAGTTCAGCCAGTCCCAGGAGAGCGCCAAGGTCGCGGCGCTGAAGGAACTCGGCGTCCCGGTGAAGTCCTGGGTGATCGTCTCGACCGTCGTCAAGGACGCGCCCGCCGAGGGCAAGCTGCACGCGGGCGACGTGATCAAGGCTGTCGACGGCAAGGCCGTGAAGGAGCCGACCGACGTCGCCGAGCTGGTGACCGAGCACCGGCCGGGCGAGGACGTGGTCTTCACCATCGTGCCGGCCAAGGAGCAGGCGGCCGCCGAGAAGGAGAAGCGGACGGCGACGCGGACCGAGAAGGTGACGATCACCACCCGCGCCTCCGACGACGCCGGCGAGAAGCGCGCCGTCGTCGGCATCTCGGCGGGCACCGACCACACCTTCCCGTTCTCCGTCGACATCAAGCTCGCCGACGTCGGCGGCCCGAGCGCCGGTCTGATGTTCGCCCTCGGCATCTACGACAAGCTCACCCCCGGCAGCCTGACCGGCGGTGAGTTCGTCGCGGGCACCGGCACGATCGACGACAACGGCAAGGTCGGACCGATCGGCGGGATCGAGATGAAGACGGTCGGCGCGCGCGGCAAGGGCGCCGAGTACTTCCTCACGCCCGCCGAGAACTGCGCGTCCGCCGCCAAGGACACCCCGGGGGGCCTCACCCTGGTGAAGGTCGCCACCATCGACGACGCCCTGGACGCCCTGAAGGACATCCGCGCGGGCGACACCGCCGACCTGCCGTCGTGCTCCGCGTCCTGA
- a CDS encoding molybdenum cofactor biosynthesis protein MoaE translates to MASTTDHPGEQPAQDPIKLIAIRDTPLSVDEILRAVGDDAAGGTAFFVGTVRNHDGGADVDELGYSCHPSAEDEMRRIAEKVAAEYPVRALAAAHRVGELRVGDLAVVVGVSCAHRGEAFDACRKLIDDIKHEVPIWKHQRFSDGTEEWVGV, encoded by the coding sequence ATGGCATCCACGACGGACCACCCCGGTGAGCAGCCCGCCCAGGACCCGATCAAGCTGATCGCGATCCGCGACACCCCGCTGTCGGTGGACGAGATCCTCCGCGCGGTCGGTGACGACGCGGCCGGCGGGACGGCGTTCTTCGTGGGGACCGTGCGCAACCACGACGGGGGCGCGGACGTGGACGAGCTGGGCTACTCGTGCCATCCGAGCGCCGAGGACGAGATGCGCCGCATCGCGGAGAAGGTCGCCGCGGAGTATCCCGTGCGGGCGCTCGCGGCGGCCCACCGGGTGGGGGAGCTGCGGGTCGGGGACCTCGCGGTGGTCGTCGGCGTGTCGTGCGCGCACCGGGGCGAGGCCTTCGATGCCTGCCGGAAGCTGATCGACGACATCAAGCACGAGGTCCCGATCTGGAAGCACCAGCGCTTCTCGGACGGCACCGAGGAGTGGGTGGGCGTCTAG